One Ricinus communis isolate WT05 ecotype wild-type chromosome 7, ASM1957865v1, whole genome shotgun sequence genomic region harbors:
- the LOC8262072 gene encoding thioredoxin — translation MASAIPSHTCITFSSSSSRHQTPSLPLSEFKFNGLRMQMPSLKLSMVSTTARSDRISRRCGSRVVCEAHQTVLDLPTVTDATWQSLVLKADRPVLVEFWAPWCGPCRIIHPVVAELSEQYAGKLNFYKLSTDESPSTATKYGIRSVPTVMIFVNGEKKDAVLGAVPKTTLTAAIEKFL, via the exons ATGGCTTCCGCCATACCTTCCCACACCTGTATcactttctcttcttcctcttcccgcCACCAGACGCCTTCTCTTCCTCTCTCTGAATTCAAATTCAATGGCTTAAGGATGCAAATGCCGTCCTTGAAGCTGTCTATGGTGTCGACAACTGCGAGGTCGGATAGGATTTCTCGTAGGTGTGGATCGCGCGTTGTCTGCGAAGCTCACCAGACTGTATTGGATC TTCCAACTGTGACTGATGCGACATGGCAGTCTCTCGTCCTCAAGGCCGACAGGCCAGTGCTGGTCGAGTTCTGGGCCCCCTGGTGCGGACCCTGCCGAATCATCCATCCCGTAGTAGCTGAACTATCAGAGCAGTATGCTGGAAAACTAAACTTCTACAAATTGAGTACCGATGAAAGTCCTTCTACTGCAACCAAATATGGCATCCGAAGCGTTCCAACAGTCATGATCTTTGTCAATGGTGAGAAGAAAGATGCAGTTCTTGGTGCTGTGCCCAAAACAACACTAACTGCTGCCATTGAGAAATTCTTGTAG